ACTCGTCCACTTTGGGCAGCGGGGCCGGCTGGTTGCTGTCCTTCGGATAGAACTTCCTGTCCACAATCATCCCCGCCTCGAGGTGGAAGATGTTGCCGATCCCGGAGCCATGGAACTTCTTGGTCTCCAGGCCGCGGACCTCGAAAATGAGCTGGGTCTCGCCAAAATCCATGATCGCCATCTGCGTGTTGGGCGTCTGGCCCTGGTCCTTGTAGCCGAATCGGCCGCCGAGGCTGATGACACTCTTGGGCAAGGTCGCACCCGGAATGCCCCAGCGGGCGATGTCCATCTGATGGACACCCTGGTTGCCGATGTCGCCGTTGCCGAAGTCCCAGAACCAGTGCCAATTGTAGTGGACGAGGTTCTCATGGTAGGGCTGCTCGCGGACCGGTCCGAGCCACAGGCCGAAGTCGAGTTCCTTCGGCGGCTGGGCGATCTCCTTGAATCCGATCGAACCGCGCGGCTTGTAGCACAACGCCCGGGCAACCAGCAGCTTGCCGAGCTTGCCGCTCTTGATGACTGCGACCACGTTGGCCCATGCCGCGTCGCTGCGGCTCTGGGTGCCATGCTGGACGATCCGGTTGTACTTGCGGGCCGCATCGGCGGCCACGCGGCCTTCGTGGACATTATGGCTCATCGGCTTCTCGACGTAGACGTCCTTGCCCGCCTGGCAGGCCCAGATCGTCATCAACGCGTGCCAGTGGTTGGGCGTGGCGATCGACACCGCGTCCACGCTCTTGTCCTCGAGCACGCGGCGAACGTCCTGGACCATGACCGGAGCCTTGGCACCCTTCGCTTCAAGCTGCTTGTCCCACTTGGCGAAGAGCCG
This window of the Phycisphaerae bacterium genome carries:
- a CDS encoding Gfo/Idh/MocA family oxidoreductase, which gives rise to MGNQKWTRREVIRTGVVTAAGLMASTAARPTQAAPQAQGTLGANDRIRVAVAGVNGRGRSHIGAFVGRKNECELAYLVDPDSRLFAKWDKQLEAKGAKAPVMVQDVRRVLEDKSVDAVSIATPNHWHALMTIWACQAGKDVYVEKPMSHNVHEGRVAADAARKYNRIVQHGTQSRSDAAWANVVAVIKSGKLGKLLVARALCYKPRGSIGFKEIAQPPKELDFGLWLGPVREQPYHENLVHYNWHWFWDFGNGDIGNQGVHQMDIARWGIPGATLPKSVISLGGRFGYKDQGQTPNTQMAIMDFGETQLIFEVRGLETKKFHGSGIGNIFHLEAGMIVDRKFYPKDSNQPAPLPKVDESRGPGGEDHFANFIAAVKSRKMTDLNAEILEGHYSSALCHLACLSQQLGKPAPFNPKTKAFGDNKDAYETLGRMEEHLKDNGVKLEETEYVLGRKLTVDARAETITGDAEAAKMIFAEYRKPFVVPETL